One part of the Muntiacus reevesi chromosome 18, mMunRee1.1, whole genome shotgun sequence genome encodes these proteins:
- the SERPINF1 gene encoding pigment epithelium-derived factor has product MQALVLLLWTGALLGLGCCQNAGPEAGSMAPESTGAPVEEEDPFFKVPVNKLAAAVSNFGYDLYRVRSGESPTTNVLLSPLSVATALSALSLGAEQRTESIIHRALYYDLISNPDIHGTYKDLLASVTAPQKNLKSASRIIFERKLRIKASFIPPLEKSYGTRPRILTGNSRIDLQEINNWVQAQMKGKVARSTREMPSEISIFLLGVAYFKGQWVTKFDSRKTSLEDFHLDEERTVKVPMMSDPKAVLRYGLDSDLNCKIAQLPLTGSTSIIFFLPQRVTQNLTLIEESLTSEFIHDIDRELKTVQAVLTVPKLKLSYEGELTKSVQELKLQSLFDAPDFSKITGKPIKLTQVEHRIGFEWNEDGAGTNPSPGVQPARLTFPLDYHLNQPFIFVLRDTDTGALLFIGKILDPRGT; this is encoded by the exons ATGCAGGCCCTTGTGCTACTCCTCTGGACTGGAGCCCTCCTTGGGCTTGGCTGCTGCCAGAACGCCGGCCCGGAGGCG GGCTCCATGGCCCCCGAGAGCACGGGGGCGCCAGTGGAGGAAGAGGATCCCTTCTTCAAGGTCCCTGTGAACAAGCTGGCGGCGGCCGTCTCCAACTTTGGCTACGACCTGTACCGCGTGAGATCCGGCGAGAGCCCCACCACCAACGTGCTGCTGTCTCCGCTCAGCGTGGCCACGGCGCTCTCTGCCCTGTCGCTGG GTGCGGAACAGCGGACAGAATCCATCATTCACAGGGCTCTGTACTATGACCTGATCAGTAACCCAGACATCCACGGCACCTACAAGGACCTCCTTGCCTCCGTAACCGCCCCCCAGAAGAACCTTAAGAGCGCTTCCCGGATTATCTTTGAGAGGA AGCTTCGTATAAAAGCCAGCTTCATCCCACCCCTGGAGAAGTCATATGGGACCAGGCCCAGAATCCTAACCGGCAACTCTCGAATAGACCTTCAAGAGATTAACAACTGGGTGCAGGCCCAGATGAAAGGGAAAGTCGCTAGGTCCACGAGGGAGATGCCCAGTGAGATCAGCATTTTCCTCCTGGGCGTGGCTTACTTCAAGG GGCAGTGGGTAACAAAGTTTGACTCCagaaagacttccctggaggATTTCCACTTGGATGAGGAGAGGACTGTGAAAGTCCCCATGATGTCAGACCCTAAGGCCGTTTTACGGTACGGCTTGGATTCTGATCTCAACTGCAAG ATTGCCCAGCTGCCCTTGACTGGGAGCACAAGTATCATCTTCTTCCTGCCTCAGAGAGTGACCCAGAACTTGACCTTGATAGAAGAGAGCCTCACCTCTGAGTTCATTCATGACATAGACCGAGAACTGAAGACTGTTCAGGCGGTCTTGACTGTTCCCAAGCTGAAGCTGAGTTATGAAGGCGAACTCACGAAGTCTGTGCAGGAGCTGA AGCTGCAATCCCTGTTTGATGCACCAGACTTTAGCAAGATCACGGGCAAACCTATCAAACTCACTCAAGTGGAACATCGCATCGGATTCGAGTGGAATGAGGATGGGGCAGGTACTaaccccagcccaggggtccaGCCTGCCCGCCTCACCTTCCCTCTGGACTATCACCTTAACCAACCTTTCATCTTTGTACTGAGGGACACAGACACAGGGGCCCTTCTCTTCATAGGCAAAATTCTGGACCCCAGGGGCACTTAA